AGATTTGCCTTCGGCTTTCGCAGCCGGAGCTGCTGCTGGAGCTTCAGCTTTTGCTGCCGGAGCCGGCGCTGCCGCTTCCTGTTTCGCAGGAGCTGCCGCAGGCGCTGCGCCTTCAACTTCGAAGATCATAATCAGCGAACCAGTTTTCACTTTATCGCCAACGTTGACTTTCAGTTCCTTCACGACGCCTGCAAACGGAGCCGGAACTTCCATAGAAGCTTTATCGCCTTCTACGGTGATCAGTGACTGTTCAGCGGCAACTTTGTCGCCCACTTTCACCATCACTTCGGTCACTTCAACTTCGTCACCACCGATATCCGGAACGTTAACTTCTTTCACGCCAGCCGCTGGTGCAGGGGCCGCTGCCGGAGCCGCTTCCTGTTTAGCTGCCGGAGCTGCCGCGCCTGCTTCACCCGCGACTTCGAAGACCATAATCAGCGAGCCGGTAGACACTTTGTCACCCACGTTCACTTTGATCTCTTTCACGGTGCCAGCAAACGGAGCCGGAACTTCCATAGAAGCTTTATCGCCTTCTACGGTGATCAGCGACTGTTCAGCTTCAACTTTGTCGCCCACTTTCACCAGGATTTCGGTCACTTCGACTTCATCGCTGCCGATATCCGGAACATTTACGTCTTTTGCCGCCGCAGCCGCGGGTGCTGCTGCCGGAGCTGCTTCTTTCTTCTCTTCTGCCTGAGCAGGTGCAGCGTCAGCTGCACCGTCGGCGGAATCGAAAATCATAATCAGTGCGCCAGTCTGGGTTTTATCGCCCACAGAGACTTTGATCTCTTTAACGATACCCGCCTGCGGAGACGGTACTTCCATAGAGGCTTTGTCGCCTTCTACGGTGATCAGCGACTGTTCGGCTTCAACTTTGTCGCCCACTTTGACCAGGATCTCGGTGATTTCAACTTCATCAGCCCCGATGTCCGGTACTTTGATTTCGATAGCCATTATTCTTTTACCTCTTACGCCAGACGCGGGTTAACTTTTTCTGCATCGATGTTGAATTTGGCGATTGCGTCAGCAACCACTTTCTTATCGATTTCGCCACGTTTAGCCAGTTCGCCCAGCGCCGCTACAACCACGTAGGAAGCATCAACTTCGAAGTGGTGACGCAGGTTCTCACGGCTGTCGGAACGACCGAAGCCATCAGTACCCAGTACGCGGTAGTCGTCAGCCGGTACGTAAGTACGGACCTGCTCAGCGAACAGTTTCATATAGTCGGTAGATGCCACTGCCGGAGCGTCGTTCATCACCTGAGCGATGTACGGAACGCGCGGAGTTTCCAGCGGGTGCAGCATGTTCCAGCGTTCACAATCCTGACCATCACGCGCCAGTTCGGTGAAGGAGGTCACGCTATAAACGTCAGAACCTACGCCGTAATCTTTCGCCAGGATCTCTGCTGCTTCACGGACGTGACGCAGGATAGAACCGGAGCCCAGCAGCTGAACTTTACCTTTGCTACCTTCAATGGTTTCGAGTTTGTAGATACCTTTACGGATACCTTCCTCAGCACCTTCCGGCATTGCCGGCATGTGGTAGTTTTCGTTCAGCGTAGTGATGTAGTAGTAAACGTTCTCTTGTTTCTCACCGTACATACGCTCCAGACCATCATGCATGATGACAGCAACTTCGTAAGCGTAAGCCGGGTCATAAGAAATACAGTTCGGGATAGTCAGCGACTGAATGTGGCTGTGACCATCTTCGTGCTGCAGACCTTCGCCGTTCAGGGTGGTACGACCGGAAGTACCGCCGATCAGGAAGCCACGTGCCTGCTGGTCGCCAGCAGCCCAGCACAGATCGCCGATACGCTGGAAGCCGAACATCGAGTAATAGATGTAGAACGGAATCATCGGCAGATTGTTGGTGCTGTAAGAGGTCGCCGCTGCCAGCCAGGAACAACCTGCGCCCAGCTCGTTGATCCCTTCTTGCAGAATCTGACCTTTCTCGTCTTCTTTATAGTAAGCAACCTGCTCGCGGTCCTGCGGGGTGTACTGCTGACCGTTCGGGCTGTAAATACCAATCTGACGGAACAGACCTTCCATACCGAAAGTACGCGCTTCGTCGGCGATGATCGGTACCAGACGATCTTTGATCGACTTGTTCTTCAGCATCACGTTCAAGGCACGAACGAAAGCGATAGTGGTAGAGATCTCTTTGCTCTGCTCTTCCAGCAGCGCGCCGAAGTCTTGCAGGCTCGGCAGCTCCAGCTTCTCGGTGAAGTTCGGCTGGCGGCTTGGCAGATAACCGTGCAATTTCTGACGCTGAGCGTGCAGATAGGTATGCTCTTCAGAACCTTCCGGGAAGGTGATGTACGGCAGTTTTTCGATATCAGCATCAGACACCGGCACATTGAAACGGTCGCGGATGTGACGCACGCCGTCCATGTTCATTTTCTTAACCTGGTGCGCGATGTTTTTACCTTCAGCTGCGTCGCCCATACCGTAACCTTTAATGGTATGAGCAAGGATTACTGTCGCTTTGCCTTTGGTTTCCTGCGCTTTCTTGAATGCAGCGTAGATTTTCTTCGGATCGTGACCGCCACGGTTCAGCGCCCAGATCTGCTCGTCAGTCCAGTCTGCAACCAGTGCTGCGGTTTCAGGATATTTACCGAAGAAGTGTTCACGAACGTACGCACCATCTTTCGATTTGAAGGTCTGGTAGTCGCCGTCAACGGTTTCGTTCATCAGCTGGATCAGTTTACCGCTGGTATCTTTACGCAGCAGTTCATCCCAACGGCTACCCCACATCACTTTGATCACGTTCCAGCCAGCACCTTCGAAGATGCCTTCCAGTTCGTTGATGATCTTGCCGTTACCGGTGACCGGGCCGTCAAGACGCTGCAGGTTACAGTTGATAACGAAGACCAGGTTATCCAGTTTTTCACGGGTAGCGATGGTGATCGCACCTTTGGATTCTGGTTCGTCCATCTCGCCGTCGCCGAGGAAGGCGTAAACGGTCTGTTTAGAAGTATCTTTCAGGCCACGGTGTTCCAGATATTTCAGGAATTTAGCCTGGTAAATAGCACCAATCGGACCCAGACCCATAGATACGGTCGGGAACTGCCAGAATTCCGGCATCAGTTTCGGGTGCGGATAGGAAGAGAGGCCATTGCCGTGAACTTCCTGACGGAAGTTATCCAGCTGCTCCTGAGTCAGACGACCTTCCAGGAAAGCACGAGCGTAAACGCCCGGAGAGATGTGACCCTGGAAGTAAACCAGGTCGCCGCCATCCTGCTCGTTGCGCGCACGGAAGAAGTGGTTAAAGCACACATCATAAATGGTTGCGGACGACTGGAAGGACGCCATGTGGCCGCCCAGTTCGAGGTCTTTTTTCGACGCACGCAGAACCGTCATGATGGCGTTCCAGCGGATAGCTGAACGAATACGGCGTTCCAGTTCCAGATTACCCGGATACTCCGGTTGTTCTTCAACGGGGATGGTGTTGATGTAGTTGCTGATACCGGTGCCTGCGGCTACGTTGACACCGCCTTTGCGGGCTTCAGCAAGCAGTTGGTCGATCAGATACTGAGCACGCTCAACACCTTCTTCACGGATGACCGATTCGATCGCCTGGAGCCAGTCGCGAGTTTCGATCGGATCCACGTCATTTGGGAAACGTTCTGACATGGGTTATTCCTTATCTATCTAATAACGTTGAGTTTTCTGGAACCTGTCCCATTGAACTCTCGACGGAAAGCTCAATAAGACAGGTTCTACGTTTAGTTGCCGCGCTTTTATATGCGCTTGATTTACAACATCTTCTGGATAATTTTTACCAGAAAAATCACTAATTCTTTCGTTGCTCCAGACGACGCAGAGAACGCTCACGGCGGCTCTCTTCACGGCTTCTGTCGAGCAAAATTTCTTCGATAAAGGCCAGATGGCGATGCGATGCTTCGCGCGCTTCTTCCGGCTTACCGGCCATAATCGCTTCGAATATGCGAGTGCGGTGACTACTCACCAGCGGCAGCATCTCGCGACGCGAATAGAGCAATTCGAAGTTCTGACGGACATTCTGAGCCAACATCGGCTCCATACACCTTAGCAGATGAAGCAGAACTACATTGTGGGCTGCTTCGGTGACGGCAATCTGATACTGGAGGACGGCGTTTGATTCCGCGTCCAGATCGCCAGACTGCTGCGCCAGCTCTATGGCGTGGTGGAGTTCACGGATGCGTTCCTTGTCTTCATCGGTACTACGCAGCGCGGCGTAATAGGCGGCGATACCTTCCAGGGCGTGTCGTGTTTCGAGCAAGTCATACTGTGATTCAGGATGGTCGGAGAGCAGCTCCACCAGCGGATCGCTGAAACTTTGCCAGAGGCTGCTCTGAACAAAAGTGCCGCCACCCTGGCGACGAAGCAACAAGCCCTTTGCTTCGAGACGTTGAATCGCCTCACGCAAGGAGGGACGGGAGACGTCGAACTGTTTCGCCAGTTCGCGTTCCGGTGGGAGTTTTTCGCCCGGGCGGAGTGTGCCTTCGAGGATCAAAAACTCCAGTTGCTGCTCAATCACATCGGAGAGTTTTGGTTGGCGGATTTTGCTGTAGGCCATGAGTTCCTGTCTTAAGCCACTTGCCGAAGTCAATTGGTCTTACCAATTTCATGTCTGTGACGCTAAAGTAACAAAGTATTCACCTCATGTCCATACAGGTTTTGATTGAAATCATGAAACTGTGCACATTTTAACAAGTTGACATATATAACGTTTCAAAGTTGTAACTATGCACAAATGTAGACTTTACGTAGGAAAGGGATTTTTTAACGATTATTAAACTATAAAAATCCGAATTGAACCGATTCACTTACCAATTTATCGATTTTTAATTCAAAAATAATGAATTTATATTCATTTTGTATGTTGAGGGGATTTGAGGCTGACCTTTACAAACGGTTCCTTTTTAAGCAACTCATCTTCAACCATGCATAAAGCGGGTGCATTCGCTGCCGCATACCATTATTCTTTATCTGACGGAAGTCCTTTTGTAACAATTCAAACGTCTTTGATGTAAACAAATTAATACAAAAAACGGAATTACAAACTTACACACGCATCACTGCGTAGATCAAAAAAACAATCACCGCACGAGGTTTCATGATGGAAGGTCAACAGCACGGCGAGCAGCTAAAGCGCGGCCTTAAAAACCGCCATATTCAGCTTATCGCGCTGGGTGGCGCGATAGGGACCGGGCTATTCCTGGGTAGCGCCTCCGTAATACAGTCCGCAGGGCCAGGGATTATCCTGGGATACGCCATTGCTGGTTTTATCGCCTTTCTGATCATGCGTCAGCTGGGTGAAATGGTGGTCGAAGAACCTGTCGCAGGCTCCTTTAGCCACTTTGCTTATAAATACTGGGGCAGTTTTGCCGGTTTCGCCTCTGGCTGGAACTACTGGGTACTGTACGTTTTAGTTGCCATGGCAGAGCTGACTGCCGTGGGTAAATACATTCAGTTCTGGTA
The nucleotide sequence above comes from Escherichia coli. Encoded proteins:
- the aceF gene encoding pyruvate dehydrogenase complex dihydrolipoyllysine-residue acetyltransferase, with the protein product MAIEIKVPDIGADEVEITEILVKVGDKVEAEQSLITVEGDKASMEVPSPQAGIVKEIKVSVGDKTQTGALIMIFDSADGAADAAPAQAEEKKEAAPAAAPAAAAAKDVNVPDIGSDEVEVTEILVKVGDKVEAEQSLITVEGDKASMEVPAPFAGTVKEIKVNVGDKVSTGSLIMVFEVAGEAGAAAPAAKQEAAPAAAPAPAAGVKEVNVPDIGGDEVEVTEVMVKVGDKVAAEQSLITVEGDKASMEVPAPFAGVVKELKVNVGDKVKTGSLIMIFEVEGAAPAAAPAKQEAAAPAPAAKAEAPAAAPAAKAEGKSEFAENDAYVHATPLIRRLAREFGINLAKVKGTGRKGRILREDVQAYVKEAIKRAEAAPAATGGGIPGMLPWPKVDFSKFGEIEEVELGRIQKISGANLSRNWVMIPHVTHFDKTDITELEAFRKQQNEEAAKRKLDVKITPVVFIMKAVAAALEQMPRFNSSLSEDGQRLTMKKYINIGVAVDTPNGLVVPVFKDVNKKGIIELSRELMTISKKARDGKLTAGEMQGGCFTISSIGGLGTTHFAPIVNAPEVAILGVSKSAMEPVWNGKEFVPRLMLPISLSFDHRVIDGADGARFITIINNTLSDIRRLVM
- the aceE gene encoding pyruvate dehydrogenase (acetyl-transferring), homodimeric type, whose protein sequence is MSERFPNDVDPIETRDWLQAIESVIREEGVERAQYLIDQLLAEARKGGVNVAAGTGISNYINTIPVEEQPEYPGNLELERRIRSAIRWNAIMTVLRASKKDLELGGHMASFQSSATIYDVCFNHFFRARNEQDGGDLVYFQGHISPGVYARAFLEGRLTQEQLDNFRQEVHGNGLSSYPHPKLMPEFWQFPTVSMGLGPIGAIYQAKFLKYLEHRGLKDTSKQTVYAFLGDGEMDEPESKGAITIATREKLDNLVFVINCNLQRLDGPVTGNGKIINELEGIFEGAGWNVIKVMWGSRWDELLRKDTSGKLIQLMNETVDGDYQTFKSKDGAYVREHFFGKYPETAALVADWTDEQIWALNRGGHDPKKIYAAFKKAQETKGKATVILAHTIKGYGMGDAAEGKNIAHQVKKMNMDGVRHIRDRFNVPVSDADIEKLPYITFPEGSEEHTYLHAQRQKLHGYLPSRQPNFTEKLELPSLQDFGALLEEQSKEISTTIAFVRALNVMLKNKSIKDRLVPIIADEARTFGMEGLFRQIGIYSPNGQQYTPQDREQVAYYKEDEKGQILQEGINELGAGCSWLAAATSYSTNNLPMIPFYIYYSMFGFQRIGDLCWAAGDQQARGFLIGGTSGRTTLNGEGLQHEDGHSHIQSLTIPNCISYDPAYAYEVAVIMHDGLERMYGEKQENVYYYITTLNENYHMPAMPEGAEEGIRKGIYKLETIEGSKGKVQLLGSGSILRHVREAAEILAKDYGVGSDVYSVTSFTELARDGQDCERWNMLHPLETPRVPYIAQVMNDAPAVASTDYMKLFAEQVRTYVPADDYRVLGTDGFGRSDSRENLRHHFEVDASYVVVAALGELAKRGEIDKKVVADAIAKFNIDAEKVNPRLA
- the pdhR gene encoding pyruvate dehydrogenase complex transcriptional repressor PdhR, with protein sequence MAYSKIRQPKLSDVIEQQLEFLILEGTLRPGEKLPPERELAKQFDVSRPSLREAIQRLEAKGLLLRRQGGGTFVQSSLWQSFSDPLVELLSDHPESQYDLLETRHALEGIAAYYAALRSTDEDKERIRELHHAIELAQQSGDLDAESNAVLQYQIAVTEAAHNVVLLHLLRCMEPMLAQNVRQNFELLYSRREMLPLVSSHRTRIFEAIMAGKPEEAREASHRHLAFIEEILLDRSREESRRERSLRRLEQRKN